CTGTCACAGATTTGGGTGAATGATGGCTAGATACCGTTACCGGCCGAAAGAACGAACCGAACTCATGATCCTCGAAGCTGGTGAATCTGTTGACGACAACGCGGATACTGGACAAAGATCGTGCCTGAGTATGGAGGGTCAGTAATGGCGACGATGCTCGACGTTGTTATGACTATCCACACTATTTTTGCTGCACTGTGGACCGGAGGTACACTCTTGGTTGCAGGCACTGTGCTCCCTGCAGCTCGTAGAGACTTGCTCGGAGAGGAGGCGTTGGCTCTTATCGGCCGTCGATTCTCGTATCTCACGATCGCCTCGGTGCTGCTACTGCTGTTCACCGGTGGGCATCTTGCAGGAACGCTCTACACCGCCGAATCCCTCCAATTGACCGGGCGGGGGCATCTCGTCCTGACAATGGTCGGCCTGTGGCTCGTCCTTCCAATAGTGCTCTACGGTGGCTTCCGTCAGCTAACCGGCCTTCCACCGGAACAATCGGCGGCAACTGCAGCGACGGCAGCGCGACCGTGGTTTCTGACTGCGAGTGTTGTTTCGATAGCACTCCTCATCGTCGCTGGGCTTCTCTGAACTGATTTCACCGTTCGCTATCGAGAGTCCATTTGAACGGGCAGACCTGGACGTATCTGGCATCACTAGCACGATTAAGCCTTCTCGGCAGGGTGTGGACCGTATCTAGGCGTTCCACACACCTGGCACTCCCATAGTGGCTGGCCGGTCCATTCATCGTCAGGGACGACTTCGAAATCGCGGAATCGATGTTCGGTTTTTCGGTCGCACTCTCGACACTCGAGGTGACCTCTGTTCGGGCTCTCGTGTCGCGGTCTCCCGGTACTGGAGTCGGTGACGGATCGCTGGAGTGCAATCGCCGGCACCAGCCAGACATCGTCGTCTGCGTCCTCACGAAGGGTCACAAGACGCTCCTCGTCGTGAATCCCACTCCCGCTTTCGTCATAGAGGAACGTCGCGCGCTCGCCGTCGTGACGCGACTGCGTTGTGCCTTGCCACGTAGTCCGCTCACGAGCTGCCGCGAGCAGCTGCTCGCCGCACTCCGATGAGACCCGTGCCGCCGAAGGAAGCGAGGGCCACTGGTCGGCAAGCTGCGCTACAGGTTCCTCGTCGAGGTCGTCGATGAGCTGGCAGTTGTCGACCGCGGGGTCGGAAGCCGATTTCGCGAGAAGAGCGGCCGCAGTAGATCCCTTTGCCACGGCGCCGTAGAACGTCCGCGACTCGACGAAGACGTGGATGATGTGGAGGATATCACACTCCGAATCAGGGGTGTCCTGGCCATCGGTGACTGCATCGAGATGATTCGTGAGACAGAACCGGCATTTCGTCTGGCCAGCGGGGATCGATGTCCCACAGGAGGTACACTCGGCCGCAGTTGCTGTCGTGGGGTCTGGATAGCCTGTGTGGGCTTTACCTGTTCGTTGACGTCGGGGCTCTCCGTCACTACTGGTGGAGAGATTGTCGTCGGGGATATGCGTCGCTTCGCCAAGCGGCCGGAGCTCTTCGCAGTCAGAGTAACGTCCGGTCATAGAGTAGTCTGGTCGCAACATGCTTCGTCTTCATTTTTAAATGATTGCTCTTACGCCAATTCCACTACAGACACGCAAATCAACAAAAGGAGCGTCGTTAGACAGCTAGTCCGTCCAGCGCGTCTCGGTGAGTTCGGACGGTTACGGTTGAAACGTTCGCGACCTCTGCGACGTCCGACTGTGAGAGCAACTGGCCCTGTTCGCACCCCGCTTTGTACAGGCAGGCCGCGGCGAACCCTGACGGGCAGACACCCGTAGTGACTCCCGTTGATTCAGAATCCTCCGCCAACCTCCGTGCTCGTTGCCGAATCTGATCTGGGACATCGAGTTCCGAGGCCAAACGCGGGACGAACGCACTGGGCGTCACAGGCTTGGCCGGGAGGCCGAGTTCCGTATTCAGCGTCTTGTACGCGTTCGTCACGCGCGACTGCTCAACGCGCGCCGGATCGGTAACGTCATCGAGGGTTCGTGAGAGCCCGTCGCACCGACAGGCGCCGTAGACGCTCGCGGTGGCCATCGCTTCGATCGACCGGCCCAGCAGGAGATTTTCGTTCTGAGCGCTCCGGAAGAGCTGGCACGCCTGATCACGAATCGTCTCGGACAGCTCGAGCGCGCTCACGATCCGGCGGACCTCACCCAGACCGTGTGCGAGATTGCGCTCGGCTTTCGACTGAAACCGCCCACGAGTCTGCTCCCGGCGCATCCGTGCGACCTGCCGGCGCTTCCGTCCGGAGAGCGTATTTCCGTTTGCGTCCGTTCCATGCCCGATTTCGGTCGATAGGCCTCGGTCGTGTCGCGCCGCAGTCAGCGGCGCACCCGTCCGTTCACGTTCGTCCTCGTCGAATGCTCGCCATTCAGGCCCGTGGTCGATGCGCTGCTCGTCGACAACCAGGCCACAGTCTTCACAGACGGTTTCGACCGCATTGGTGGTGACCCGGCCGTCACATTCGGGGCACTGTTTTGCACTTGAGTCAGTCTGGACATCTTCGTCGAACGTCGTCTCGTAGATCTCTTTGGTTGCCATGATTCTCACGAGGGACAGTACAATGAATCGCGCCTCTTAGAGCGCCCCTCACCCGTTAGGGGCAGATAAACACCGAGCGGTGCGGAGCCGGCGCAGTGCGATGCTGTGGCGAAAGCCCGGCGGCTGTGTGAGCCGCCCGGAACGTGGAGGTTGGGTGGGGCGGCGGGAAGCGGGTGAACGGGCATCAGCAAAAAAGAAGGCCGCGTTAGCTGACTACTCCCACCACTGGCCGCGCTCTGGGAACAGCACGGTGCTCCACCCGGTCAGGGCCACTGAGACGCGCCCCTGATACCAGTTCCGCGCCGCCCCGTGAATCCGCACACGCTCGCCTTCCTCCATCCAGGGTTGATTCGATTTCTCCCAGACGGTCACCTTCGTTCGTCCGCTCTCGTCCTCGATGAGTCCCACTTGGGCAATAGCCGGACTCGATGACTCCCAAAGCTGTGTAATTGTTCCCTCGATGCTCACCTCCTTTCGGTTCACGTCCTCAACCTTTTCTATCGGGATCACCTGTCCTGGCGCCGTCTGCAACTCCTCGAACACCCCGACGACCGCACTCATCATGTCTTTCCCCGTGACGACCGCCTCGGCCAGCCGCCGACTGATCGCCGCCCGCGACCATCCATCCAGCTTTTCGGCCAACCGCATCGATTGTTCGTTCACCGCTGCCAACTCCTCCTGTTCGAGTTCTGCACGCGGGTCAGCCCGTTCTGGGTCTGCCAGCGGGTCCACGCTCGCTCGCCGCTTCTGGAACTCTGCACGCCGCTCAGCGCTCCGCTTCGCCGCGATGTCTCGCGTTCGTTTTTCTCGACCCTCTTGCGTCCCGAGTTCGGCCTGGGCACTGATGCGCTCCAGCTCAGCCTCTTGCGCCTTGATACGCTCTTCCTGTTCGAGGGTCTTCCCGAACATGTGATCCGGTCCTTCCTCGACTCGCGCGTCCGGATGGTTTGAATCGACTTTCGCCTGCACTTCCATGTCGACCGTCGCCTGGAACTCCGGGGTCTCATCGACGACTTCGAAACCGTCCTCATCGACCGTCGCTTCATCGTGTTTCTCGAATGCCTGTTCATCGACCGAAACTACTTCACTGGAGACGTTCTTACTTGACATTGGAACTCACTGGTTCCTGAAGGCGCTCACGCGCCCGACACCGCGATGCTCCTACATCGCGGATTTCCTCGACGACAACGACCGACAGACTCGTCTGCGCGCTCTCGCTCGCGCCTTCGCGAGCGCCCTACCGGGCGCGAGCGAGAGCGCGCCCGAGGCGGACGACCATCCAGCACCGCGCGTCGACCCGCCCGGAGCGAGCGGCCAGCGCATTCCCCGTTTCGCCCGCGACGCAACCACGTCCGTCGTGGGTCGGCGAGTCCCGGAATCCTCCGGAAGTCCGGGACCGAAACGGGAGAAGCGCTGGCGCCGAGGGCACATGCATTTTAGCCCGGAGCGGGCGCTCGCGGTGCGGAGAGCGCCCGCACGCCCGGAATGGTCGGTCGCGAGCGACGCGGAGGGCGGCACGCGGCGCGCGGGGCGTGCCGTTGAGAAACACCATTCAACCGGGCCCGACGCTTAGTGACCCAGCCGACGTCCTGGTGGACGCAGAAAGGGCGAGGCCGTCTCGGTCACCGGGAGACAACGTCTCCCGAGCTCACGGCGCAAAGCGCCGTGAACGTCCCCCGATCCCGCTAGCACCGCAGGAACGAGGAGCGCAGCGGTGGTCGCGGGATGTCGAGCGGCCGAGGGCTTTCAGGCTGCGTGTGTCACGTCTCCGATTGGGCGTTCAGCTCTCGAAGGTACCAGCCCGCGGTCGTTCCGATCCAAACGCCCTCGACCGGGCGCATATCGAGATCGGTCGCAGCGGTTCGATGCGTCAGCCCCTCGGCAAGAATCAGTCGAACGATATCTCGAACGGTATCCTTCCTATACTGATCGACGATCGTTGCCATCGCCGCATCAACATATCCGTCCTCGTGGTCGTCACGCGGCGCTGCCGCTCGCGACAGCAGGAGCCCACAGACGTCATCGACCGACGCATGGGCGGCGTTCTCCGTTCGGTCTTGGACCTCGTAGCGCACGTCGCAATCAGGCATTGTAGCGTCCTCTCTACAGATAAGCAAGGCGAGTGCCTCGGGGCTTGACCCCGAGGCGGTTCACTGAGTGTCGGCCGGCGGATCGAGATACGTCTGCATCGTCTCGATGACGGTCCGGACGAAATCCTCTTGCAGTCGGCCCTGACGCCGGACGATTGCGGCGTGCTTCGGTGAGGCGACCGCCCAGGGAGAGGCGTAACTCTGGCGTGGCATATCGCCCTCGACCCAGTCAGCCGACTCGATTGGGACGGTTGCATCGTGTGGCGTCGTGGTTAGCGTGACCGTCATGTACTCCTCCTCACCGAACGGATGGGCGTCATTATTGAGGATCAGCCATGGGCGTGGATTCTCGGTGGACTTGAACGGATCTGGCCCCCAGACAACATCACCGCGCTGGTAGCTCATTCCTGATCCTCATCGTCGACGGCGTGCTCCAACCATTCGTCCATATCTTCCTCGCCGAAGCGGTCGTTCGCAGCGCGCGTGCTCTCGAGCATACTGGTGTATGCTGCGATGTCTTCGTCCTCGCCGAGTGTCCAGTAGTTGCCCTTGTGTCGGACGAGGTCCCGATCCTCGAGACGGGAGAGCACGACGCTGATACTCCCAGCTTTCACGTCGGTTGCATCGCGGATCTCGCTCTGCATGAACGCTTGGTCGGGATGCGCAGCGAGGAAGCGCATCACCCGCTCAGCGTTCGTTTCGCCGCCGTTCTGGAGTCGCTCCTCGGAGGATGACTCGAATGTCTCGACGTCGATTGGCATATGTATTCATTGTCGCCGAGCGTATTAGGTGTATCGGCGTATTTCTGGACCAGAACGATTGTCGACACGCCCTCGCAGCTTTTTCGCTGGACGCTCATTCTGACTCGACAACGTGGTCATCAAGGTCGCGCGTCCAGTACGTCGCGGGCCCACCAGGACTACAGCGGACACAGAGGTGTACTGTTCCGTCGAGGTGGCCGAGTTCGACGCGGAAGGACGTGAGTGCCGGCAGCGTATCGACGATGCGTCCACAGCCGTCGTAGGCATGGTGGTCGAGGTCGTTGGAATCAGGGCGCTCCTGAATAGCGCAGTCGACGCAGATCGGGTGGGTGACCCGGTCGTCTTTCCCCAAGTGCGGGCGTCGCCGAGTTCCGAGCCGGGGAGCGCACCGCAGAATGCACACCCAGAGAGTGTTTGCAGCAGTTACGCGTCCTCTTCGTCGGCGTCGCGTGCGGCCGTCCAGCCACGGTGGAAGACGGCCAACTGTCTGATCGAATCGAAGGCCGCGTTACTGGGCTCGTGAACGAGTACCCGTTCCTCGGCGACAGGGGTAACTACACCCGCCTCGACGAGGTCCGCGGCGAGGTGCCGCGCGCCGGTCTCATCGATGTCCTCGGTCGCAACCTGTGTGGCGTCCTGGTCTTGGGCTACCAGTTCGTCTTCGAATCGCTCATGATCGTGTGATGCGTCGTCGTATCTGTTCGGGCCATTCATATGGAAATCAACTCTAGGCACGCTCACCTGCGCGCCTCGGCCCTCACGGCGCCGAAAAAACTACTGACGGCACTGTGCTCGCTGTGACCGACGTCGGGGAGAGATGACGCTGCTCACTTATTAACCAACACTCCGGCCCTTGTCGCGGCGAGTGTTGGTTAAGATATCACCTGCTTCGCGTCTCGTACTGTAACTCTTGGAGGCCCTTCACCGCGAATGTATCAGGCTCGTTGACGGATGATCCGTGGCTCTGATTCGTCGCGAGGGAAGATGGGCGTGAGAGACGGTTCACTAGCTCCTCCCGGACGTCCTCGCGACTGATTCTTTGCTCGTGCCAGCCAAGGCGTCCGTCGTAGTGACGTTTCTGGAACGTCTCGCCGACGTCGTCGGCTACGATGAACTGCGTCCGCTTCATCCCCCAGACATTCGAGGAGATGTACTCGGCACCGACGTCTTCGTGGGTGAGTTCGACGAGAGTGCATTCGACGAACGAGACGATCGCTTCACTGTTACGAGTGTTCGGAACGGACAGGCGGAGATCCGACCAGGGCGGTCTCGACGCGTTGAGATGGGCTGGCACTCGGTCAATGCCATGGTCTCGGTGGTGCTGTCGCTCAGAATGCATGCGTTGTTTCGGGGTAGTTCGAAACCCCGTCACCCGTCTCGGGGGTGAGAAACG
The DNA window shown above is from Halostella litorea and carries:
- a CDS encoding transcription initiation factor IIB, which gives rise to MATKEIYETTFDEDVQTDSSAKQCPECDGRVTTNAVETVCEDCGLVVDEQRIDHGPEWRAFDEDERERTGAPLTAARHDRGLSTEIGHGTDANGNTLSGRKRRQVARMRREQTRGRFQSKAERNLAHGLGEVRRIVSALELSETIRDQACQLFRSAQNENLLLGRSIEAMATASVYGACRCDGLSRTLDDVTDPARVEQSRVTNAYKTLNTELGLPAKPVTPSAFVPRLASELDVPDQIRQRARRLAEDSESTGVTTGVCPSGFAAACLYKAGCEQGQLLSQSDVAEVANVSTVTVRTHRDALDGLAV
- a CDS encoding replication factor A, whose product is MSSKNVSSEVVSVDEQAFEKHDEATVDEDGFEVVDETPEFQATVDMEVQAKVDSNHPDARVEEGPDHMFGKTLEQEERIKAQEAELERISAQAELGTQEGREKRTRDIAAKRSAERRAEFQKRRASVDPLADPERADPRAELEQEELAAVNEQSMRLAEKLDGWSRAAISRRLAEAVVTGKDMMSAVVGVFEELQTAPGQVIPIEKVEDVNRKEVSIEGTITQLWESSSPAIAQVGLIEDESGRTKVTVWEKSNQPWMEEGERVRIHGAARNWYQGRVSVALTGWSTVLFPERGQWWE
- a CDS encoding MarR family transcriptional regulator — protein: MPIDVETFESSSEERLQNGGETNAERVMRFLAAHPDQAFMQSEIRDATDVKAGSISVVLSRLEDRDLVRHKGNYWTLGEDEDIAAYTSMLESTRAANDRFGEEDMDEWLEHAVDDEDQE
- a CDS encoding biosurfactant protein 1, producing the protein MTGRYSDCEELRPLGEATHIPDDNLSTSSDGEPRRQRTGKAHTGYPDPTTATAAECTSCGTSIPAGQTKCRFCLTNHLDAVTDGQDTPDSECDILHIIHVFVESRTFYGAVAKGSTAAALLAKSASDPAVDNCQLIDDLDEEPVAQLADQWPSLPSAARVSSECGEQLLAAARERTTWQGTTQSRHDGERATFLYDESGSGIHDEERLVTLREDADDDVWLVPAIALQRSVTDSSTGRPRHESPNRGHLECRECDRKTEHRFRDFEVVPDDEWTGQPLWECQVCGTPRYGPHPAEKA
- a CDS encoding type II toxin-antitoxin system PemK/MazF family toxin, which produces MSYQRGDVVWGPDPFKSTENPRPWLILNNDAHPFGEEEYMTVTLTTTPHDATVPIESADWVEGDMPRQSYASPWAVASPKHAAIVRRQGRLQEDFVRTVIETMQTYLDPPADTQ